A portion of the Brachionichthys hirsutus isolate HB-005 unplaced genomic scaffold, CSIRO-AGI_Bhir_v1 contig_1483, whole genome shotgun sequence genome contains these proteins:
- the LOC137915671 gene encoding LOW QUALITY PROTEIN: protocadherin-10-like (The sequence of the model RefSeq protein was modified relative to this genomic sequence to represent the inferred CDS: inserted 4 bases in 2 codons) encodes MLVLVIALCAADGAFSQIRDSVREEAGRGTLVGNLAEDLGLSPRRFQVVPGSRSPYLEVDLDTGALSTNERLDREQICGLTVELFLENPLELFRVEVEVELVDVNDNPPSFPEADVTVEISESASPGTRFPLESAFDPDVGSNALRTYDVASNSYFHLDVQTQPDGTRSAELVLEQPLDREQQAAHRYVLTAVDGGQPPWTGTALLVVKVTDSNDNAPAFEQPVYTVSLPENAPAGTLVLQLNATDRDEGPNGEVQYSFSSHAHNRVKELFSVGARXQLDYEESSQHQVFVQARVLGPNAVPTQCKVLIRVTVVNDNAPEITFSTVTESVGEGAAPGTVIALLSVMDRDAADNGQLDVEVLGEVPFRLKSLFXGVTVVARGNGQPSLASSKSIRDRVSDENDNAPTFTQRVYDVHVTENNVPGAYIHAVAALDPDLGPNALISYSILESAVRDVSVQTYVSVDEETGFLYALRSFDYEQLKGFVFVVQARDSGTPELASNAMVNVIIVDQNDNPPLVLAPLWKNGTALPRSAEPGYLVARVVAMDTDETTLTPWTLLMQLKSKHL; translated from the exons ATGCTCGTGCTCGTGATCGCGCTGTGCGCGGCTGACGGCGCGTTCTCTCAGATCCGCGACTCGGTGCGGGAGGAGGCGGGACGCGGCACGTTGGTGGGGAACCTCGCGGAGGACCTGGGCCTGTCCCCGCGCCGCTTCCAGGTGGTGCCCGGTTCCCGGTCCCCCTACCTGGAGGTGGACCTGGACACCGGGGCCCTGTCCACCAATGAGCGGCTGGACCGGGAGCAGATCTGCGGGCTCACCGTGGAGCTGTTCCTGGAGAACCCGCTGGAGCTGTTCCgcgtggaagtggaagtggagcTCGTGGACGTGAACGACAACCCGCCCAGCTTCCCGGAGGCAGACGTCACGGTGGAGATCTCCGAGAGCGCGTCTCCGGGCACGCGCTTCCCGCTGGAGAGCGCCTTCGACCCGGACGTGGGCTCCAACGCGCTGCGCACGTATGACGTCGCCAGCAACAGCTACTTCCACCTGGACGTGCAGACCCAGCCGGACGGAACCAGGTCCGCGGAGCTGGTTCTGGAGCAGCCTCTGGACCGGGAGCAGCAGGCGGCGCACCGGTACGTGCTGACCGCGGTGGACGGCGGCCAGCCGCCCTGGACCGGAACCGCCCTGCTGGTGGTCAAGGTGACGGACTCCAACGACAACGCGCCGGCGTTCGAGCAGCCGGTCTACACCGTGAGCCTCCCCGAGAACGCGCCCGCGGGCACGCTGGTCCTCCAGCTCAACGCGACCGACCGGGACGAGGGCCCAAACGGGGAGGTCCAGTACTCCTTCAGCAGCCACGCCCACAACCGCGTCAAGGAGCTGTTCAGCGTGGGCGCGCG GCAGCTGGACTACGAGGAGAGCAGCCAGCATCAGGTCTTCGTCCAGGCCCGGGTCTTGGGTCCGAACGCGGTGCCCACGCAGTGCAAGGTGCTCATCAGGGTCACCGTCGTGAACGACAACGCGCCGGAAATCACCTTCAGCACCGTCACCGAGTCCGTCGGGGAAGGCGCCGCGCCCGGAACCGTCATCGCGCTGCTGAGCGTGATGGACCGGGACGCGGCGGACAACGGGCAGCTGGACGTGGAGGTCCTCGGTGAGGTCCCCTTCAGACTCAAGTCCTTGTT GGGAGTGACCGTGGTCGCCCGGGGCAACGGGCAGCCGTCGCTCGCCAGCAGCAAGTCCATCCGGGACCGGGTGTCGGACGAGAACGACAACGCGCCCACCTTCACGCAGCGCGTGTACGACGTGCACGTGACGGAGAACAACGTGCCCGGCGCGTACATCCACGCTGTGGCGGCTCTGGACCCGGACCTCGGGCCCAACGCGCTCATCAGCTACTCCATATTAGAGAGCGCCGTCCGGGACGTGTCCGTCCAAACCTACGTGTCCGTCGACGAGGAGACGGGCTTCCTGTACGCTCTGCGGTCCTTCGACTACGAGCAGCTGAAAGGCTTCGTCTTCGTGGTGCAGGCCCGGGACTCGGGGACCCCCGAGCTCGCGTCCAACGCCATGGTCAACGTCATCATAGTGGATCAGAACGACAACCCCCCCTTGGTGCTGGCCCCCCTGTGGAAGAACGGAACAGCCCTGCCCCGCTCAGCTGAGCCGGGCTACCTGGTGGCGCGCGTCGTCGCCATGGACACTGACGAGACGACACTGACGCCATGGAcactactcatgcagctcaaatctaaacacttgtga